The following are from one region of the Ricinus communis isolate WT05 ecotype wild-type unplaced genomic scaffold, ASM1957865v1 Ctg16, whole genome shotgun sequence genome:
- the LOC125368728 gene encoding uncharacterized protein LOC125368728 — protein METNQSNSEMLAAIMKQLRELQGDLRKHEARMDAIAELSLKMGERVGDLENTASSGGNPTYRNFQEEDRSFKLELPEFDGSSDPENFLDWVRRMESVFDYKDFDDRRRCKMAVLRLTKLAGLWYDNLKAKRRREEKEKIESWEKLKKKMERRWVPREYEQDQYVKLTRLTQGDLSVDEYVREFERLGLMCDLQEKEPSRLLVSLKGCPNPSLTRKSESSSSSSKQLSSTNPSKFQSGKSSFKQEGFKRTYYKCQERGHIASECPKRNILTIHPSEEDSYSYESESNNEDVEEYDAEENDNPLCGVVRRVLHSEPLKDMQQRENLFHTRCKVLDKTCDVIVDGGSCTDVVKKQALVSFTIGNYHDERWCDVLPMSACHILLGRPWQFDRNAIHDGVSNIYTVTTTGGKKIRLLPLPPKVEPMVERRPNFLISRKEFEKECAMEGGGDFTEGLPPFRGIEHAIDLIPGAPLPNKAAYRCNPEQAKELQRQVEELMEKGYVRESLSPCAVPALLVPKKEGTWRMCIDSRAINNITIKYRFPMPRLQDMFDELSGARIFSKIDLRSGYHQMRIREGDEWKTAFKTKQGLYEWLVMPFGLCNAPSSFMRLMNEVLRPFLNKFIVVYLDDILVYSKSESEHMLHLRDLFEN, from the exons ATGGAAACAAATCAGTCTAATTCTGAAATGTTGGCTGCTATCATGAAGCAACTTCGTGAGCTACAAGGAGACTTGAGGAAACATGAAGCTAGGATGGATGCCATTGCGGAACTATCCTTAAAGATGGGAGAACGTGTTGGAGACTTGGAGAACACAGCAAGCTCCGGTGGGAATCCTACCTATCGAAATTTTCAAGAAGAAGATAGGAGTTTCAAATTGGAACTTCCTGAATTTGATGGCTCAAGTGATCCGGAAAACTTCTTAGATTGGGTTCGAAGAATGGAAAGTGTCTTTGATTATAAAGACTTTGATGATAGGAGGAGGTGTAAGATGGCTGTCCTTAGATTAACAAAGCTTGCTGGGCTTTGGTATGACAATCTAAAAGCCAAGAGacgaagagaagagaaagaaaagatcgaGTCATGGGAGAAActcaagaagaaaatggagagGCGTTGGGTACCACGTGAGTATGAGCAAGATCAATATGTCAAGCTAACTCGACTAACTCAAGGCGATCTCAGTGTTGATGAGTATGTTCGTGAATTTGAGAGGCTAGGCTTGATGTGTGACTTGCAAGAGAAGGAGCCCTCAAGATTGCTCGTTTCACTAAAGGGCTGTCCAAACCCATCTCTCACAAG GAAGAGTGAGTCTTCTTCTAGCTCTTCTAAACAACTTTCTTCTACTAATCCTTCAAAGTTTCAAAGTGGAAAATCTAGTTTTAAGCAAGAAGGATTCAAAAGGACTTATTACAAGTGCCAAGAACGTGGGCATATTGCTAGTGAATGCCCAAAAAGGAATATTCTCACAATTCACCCGAGTGAGGAGGATTCTTACAGCtatgaatctgaaagtaaCAATGAAGATGTTGAGGAGTATGATGCGGAGGAGAATGACAACCCTCTTTGTGGAGTTGTTAGGAGAGTCTTACATTCCGAACCTCTCAAAGACATGCAGCAACGAGAGAACCTTTTCCATACAAGGTGCAAGGTTCTTGATAAGACATGTGATGTGATTGTTGATGGAGGATCATGCACGGATGTG GTCAAGAAACAAGCTTTAGTTTCATTTACAATTGGCAATTATCATGATGAACGTTGGTGTGATGTATTGCCTATGAGTGCATGTCATATTTTGCTTGGTAgaccatggcaatttgatagaaatgcTATACATGATGgtgtttctaatatatatacgGTTACTACCACGGGTGGAAAAAAGATTAGATTGTTGCCTTTGCCTCCTAaggttgaacctatggtggaAAGGAGACCTAATTTTCTGATTTCGAGGAAAGAGTTCGAAAAAGAGTGTGCAATGGAGGGAGGAGG TGATTTCACCGAAGGACTGCCACCTTTTCGTGGGATTGAGCATGCAATTGACTTAATCCCAGGAGCCCCATTGCCTAACAAAGCAGCCTATCGGTGCAATCCCGAGCAAGCTAAAGAGTTgcaaaggcaagtggaagaactaATGGAGAAAGGTTATGTGCGTGAGAGCCTTAGTCCATGTGCTGTTCCGGCTcttttagtgcctaagaaagaaggaacatggagaatgtgtattGATAGTCGTGCAATCAATAACATAACTATCAAATATAGATTTCCTATGCCTAGGCTCCAAGATATGTTTGATGAATTGAGTGGTGCCAGAATTTTCAGCAAGATTGATTTGAGGAGTGGCTACCATCAAATGAGAATTCgagaaggtgatgaatggaagacAGCTTTCAAAACGAAACAAGGGTTGTATGAGTGgcttgtcatgccatttggacTTTGCAATGCCCCTAGTTCGTTCATGAGACTTATGAATGAGGTACTTCGACCTTTTCTCAATAAGTTCATTGTCGTATACttagatgatattttagtatatagcAAATCTGAAAGTGAGCATATGTTGCATTTGAgagatttatttgaaaattga